One genomic window of Etheostoma spectabile isolate EspeVRDwgs_2016 chromosome 7, UIUC_Espe_1.0, whole genome shotgun sequence includes the following:
- the samd10b gene encoding sterile alpha motif domain-containing protein 10 isoform X3: MAVDAASSFSFCRASLEHTMSAEELSYQLPRRAGGSNLTWHDGRGQRTARTVKLLQQPGTEGIQLRPGEAFTVYHTSPTLSSLSKPVVLWTQQDVCKWLKKHCPHNYLTYVEAFSHHAITGRALLRLNGEKLERMGIIQETLRQEVLQQVLQLQVREEVRNLQLLSRTSFGNFS; this comes from the exons CGGCATCCAGCTTCAGTTTTTGCCGTGCCTCCCTGGAGCACACGATGTCTGCTGAGGAGCTGAGCTACCAGCTGCCGCGTCGAGCCGGAGGCAGCAACCTGACCTGGCACGACGGCCGCGGCCAGAGGACAGCACGCACCGTCAAACTTCTGCAGCAGCCCGGCACCGAGGGCATCCAG TTGCGTCCAGGCGAAGCCTTCACTGTGTATCACACCAGTCCTACTCTGTCCAGTCTTTCCAAACCTGTGGTGCTGTGGACTCAGCAAGATGTCTGCAAGTGGCTTAAGAAACACTGTCCTCACAACTACCTGACCTACGTAGAGGCCTTCTCCCATCACGCCATCACAG GACGGGCGTTACTGCGTTTAAACGGGGAGAAGCTAGAGAGGATGGGAATCATCCAGGAGACATTGAGGCAGGAGGTCCTTCAACAAGTCCTCCAGCTGCAAGTCAGAGAAGAGGTCCGCAACCTGCAGCTCCTTAGTAGAA CCTCCTTTGGAAACTTCTCTTAG